The following proteins are co-located in the Haloplanus sp. HW8-1 genome:
- a CDS encoding MBL fold metallo-hydrolase, producing the protein MAIGDLAAVSSTDTHYVDVGAYDVPGYGSVYLVDAERPAVVDPGLGTNVDLVIDALDEVGIDDLTYVLTTHVHLDHAGGAGLLAEAFPGATVLTHEIGVDHLIDPSRLVAGTKAAVGDQWQYYVDPKPVPEDRIEPLSGGDTIDLGDRTVDVIHASGHAPHQVVFHDRGDDVLFSGDAGGIRPGGTGDLFQTSPPVNFDLETCLDDAATIAERNPGTICFGHFGGTDFSPALMDEYAETLSAWVDRVREKRAELNDDEAVVEHFAATADPIEPWGARKTRAEYRLNVRGVLGYLDDD; encoded by the coding sequence ATGGCCATCGGCGACCTCGCCGCCGTCTCCAGTACCGACACTCACTACGTCGACGTCGGTGCCTACGACGTCCCCGGGTACGGCTCCGTCTACCTCGTCGACGCCGAGCGACCCGCAGTCGTCGATCCCGGTCTCGGGACCAACGTGGACCTCGTGATCGACGCGCTGGACGAAGTGGGCATCGACGACCTCACCTACGTGCTGACGACCCACGTCCACCTCGACCACGCCGGCGGCGCGGGCTTGCTGGCCGAGGCGTTCCCCGGGGCGACGGTGTTGACCCACGAAATCGGCGTGGATCACCTGATCGACCCCTCGCGGCTGGTCGCGGGGACGAAAGCCGCCGTCGGCGACCAGTGGCAGTACTACGTCGATCCGAAACCCGTCCCCGAGGACCGCATCGAACCGCTGTCGGGCGGCGACACGATCGATCTGGGCGACCGCACCGTCGACGTGATCCACGCGTCCGGCCACGCCCCCCACCAGGTCGTCTTCCACGACCGGGGCGACGACGTCCTCTTTTCGGGCGACGCGGGCGGCATCCGACCGGGAGGCACCGGCGACCTCTTCCAGACCTCCCCGCCGGTGAACTTCGACCTCGAAACCTGCCTCGACGACGCGGCGACCATCGCCGAGCGAAACCCCGGGACCATCTGTTTCGGCCACTTCGGCGGCACCGACTTCTCCCCCGCGCTGATGGACGAGTACGCCGAGACCCTCTCGGCGTGGGTCGATCGGGTGCGCGAAAAGCGGGCGGAACTCAACGACGACGAGGCCGTCGTCGAGCATTTCGCCGCGACGGCCGACCCGATCGAACCCTGGGGGGCACGCAAGACGCGGGCCGAGTACCGCCTCAACGTCCGGGGCGTCCTCGGCTACCTCGACGACGACTGA
- the serS gene encoding serine--tRNA ligase — protein MLSRQYLRENPDVVRRTLEDRGMADDVDLDRLLEIDEEWRSLKSEGDDLRHERNQVSDRIGRLKAEGEDAEAADAIERSQELKERLEEIESRADDLEAQLEAGLMEIPNVPHEDVPVGADESDNVEDRRHGFDDLRDLPDGITPHYDLGEDLDIIDEARGAKTTGAGFYFLKGDGARLEHALIQFMLDVHREQDYVDLFPPVPVNSASMEGTGQLPKFAEDAYRIGGAETDEYDDDDLWLCPTAEVPVTNMYADDILLRDDLPLKHQAYTPNFRREAGEHGTETRGIVRVHQFNKVELVNFVEPSESYDRLEGLLDESEEVLRRLGLPYRILTLCTGDLTFASAKTYDVEVWAPGTDAADGPERGGRWLEVSSASNFEDFQARRAGIRYRPERHESAEYLHTLNASGTAVGRVMVALLEYYQNEDGTVTVPEPLRPYMGGQEVIEGHEKVGESAVGAGER, from the coding sequence ATGCTCAGCAGGCAGTACCTCCGGGAGAATCCGGACGTGGTGCGTCGAACGCTGGAGGACCGGGGGATGGCCGACGACGTGGATCTCGACCGACTGCTTGAGATCGACGAGGAGTGGCGGTCGCTCAAAAGCGAGGGTGACGACCTGCGACACGAGCGCAACCAGGTGAGCGATCGGATCGGCCGTCTGAAAGCCGAGGGCGAGGATGCGGAGGCCGCGGACGCCATCGAGCGCTCCCAGGAACTCAAGGAGCGACTGGAGGAGATCGAGTCCAGAGCCGACGACCTCGAAGCCCAGTTGGAGGCGGGGCTGATGGAGATTCCGAACGTCCCTCACGAGGACGTGCCCGTCGGGGCGGACGAGAGCGACAACGTCGAGGACCGGCGCCACGGCTTCGACGACCTGCGGGACCTGCCCGACGGGATCACGCCCCACTACGACCTCGGCGAGGACTTGGACATCATCGACGAGGCCCGCGGTGCCAAGACCACGGGTGCTGGCTTCTACTTCCTCAAAGGCGACGGCGCTCGCCTCGAACACGCCCTGATCCAGTTCATGCTGGACGTCCATCGCGAACAGGACTACGTCGACCTGTTCCCGCCGGTTCCCGTGAACTCGGCGTCGATGGAGGGGACCGGCCAGTTGCCCAAGTTCGCCGAGGACGCCTACCGTATCGGCGGGGCGGAGACCGACGAGTACGACGACGACGACCTCTGGCTCTGTCCCACCGCGGAGGTCCCCGTCACCAACATGTACGCCGACGACATCCTCCTGCGGGATGATCTCCCGTTGAAACACCAGGCCTACACCCCGAACTTCCGGCGAGAGGCGGGCGAACACGGCACCGAGACCCGCGGGATCGTCCGCGTCCACCAGTTCAACAAGGTGGAACTCGTCAATTTCGTCGAACCGTCGGAGAGTTACGACCGCCTGGAGGGACTGCTCGACGAGTCCGAGGAGGTCCTGCGGCGTCTCGGCCTCCCCTACCGCATCCTGACGCTCTGTACCGGCGACCTGACCTTCGCCTCGGCGAAGACCTACGACGTCGAGGTGTGGGCACCGGGTACCGACGCCGCCGACGGCCCCGAGCGTGGCGGTCGGTGGCTCGAAGTCTCCAGTGCTTCGAACTTCGAGGACTTCCAGGCCCGTCGGGCCGGCATCCGCTATCGTCCCGAGCGTCACGAATCGGCCGAGTATCTCCACACGCTCAACGCCTCGGGGACCGCCGTGGGTCGCGTCATGGTCGCCCTCCTTGAGTACTACCAGAACGAGGACGGGACCGTCACTGTCCCCGAACCGCTCCGTCCGTACATGGGGGGGCAGGAGGTCATCGAGGGCCACGAGAAGGTCGGTGAGAGCGCCGTCGGTGCGGGCGAGCGGTGA
- a CDS encoding nuclear transport factor 2 family protein, with the protein MDRRDVVREYYDAIDRGDYERLAALLAPEFVHRRPDRTLEGRDGFVAFMRDDRPRTDTEHVLAEVCGGDESVFARGRLRTRDGDALFGFVDAFRVVDGRIESLTTYTD; encoded by the coding sequence ATGGACCGGCGCGACGTCGTACGGGAGTATTACGACGCCATCGACCGCGGCGACTACGAGCGACTGGCGGCCCTCCTCGCCCCGGAGTTCGTCCACCGGCGCCCCGACCGGACGCTCGAGGGCCGGGACGGGTTCGTGGCGTTCATGCGCGACGACCGGCCGCGCACCGACACTGAACACGTCCTCGCCGAGGTGTGTGGCGGCGACGAGTCGGTGTTCGCACGGGGACGCCTCCGGACGCGCGACGGCGACGCCCTGTTTGGCTTCGTCGATGCCTTCCGGGTCGTCGACGGACGGATCGAGTCGCTGACGACGTACACCGACTAG
- a CDS encoding DUF367 family protein: protein MDLHARYAGDDDPQKCTARKLARFDLVDLHRSDRETPYGVVLNPHAERALSPADATDTLVALDCSWESAGEARFSLPGEHRALPYLVAANPVNFGRPMQLTTVEALAAALIVLGDRPHAERLLAKFTWGETFLELNDEPLRRYADCADSEAVVAVQSEYLDR from the coding sequence GTGGACCTGCACGCGCGCTACGCGGGCGACGACGATCCCCAGAAGTGTACGGCCCGCAAACTCGCGCGGTTCGACCTGGTGGACCTGCACCGCTCGGACCGGGAAACGCCGTACGGAGTGGTGCTCAACCCACACGCTGAGCGGGCGCTCTCGCCCGCCGACGCGACCGACACCCTCGTCGCCCTCGACTGCTCGTGGGAGTCGGCCGGCGAGGCGCGCTTCTCGCTGCCGGGCGAACACCGCGCGCTCCCCTACCTCGTCGCCGCCAACCCCGTCAACTTCGGCCGGCCGATGCAGTTGACCACGGTCGAGGCGCTGGCGGCGGCGCTGATCGTCCTCGGCGACCGCCCCCACGCCGAGCGACTGCTCGCGAAGTTCACGTGGGGCGAGACGTTCCTCGAACTCAACGACGAACCCCTTCGGCGGTACGCCGACTGCGCGGACTCCGAGGCGGTCGTCGCAGTCCAGTCGGAGTATCTGGACCGGTAG
- a CDS encoding NOG1 family protein: protein MIFEGLPTTPRSEELVDKAFSRAARSGRAKSGLEAQQSMLQTAGNILSDNLENVVTEWPDFGVVDPFYRELADAVLRREMDSRTGDDGAEQVGLDALRASLSEVTWASRQVEEIQREYNAKLRKTDPETARKHRKQAFARMADVVEEVAEDLRRVGDARNALRDLPDIRPDEPTIVVAGYPNVGKSSFVNAITRADNEIARYPFTTRGIQIGHFERGHIRYQIIDTPGLLDRPEAERNDIEGQAVSALAHLADAVLFVVDASEACGYPLDAQLALRDAVVDRFDAPVLTICNKSDRSRNVEADAYMSVSEGENVDAVLDLAVETVDWEPDLPSR from the coding sequence ATGATTTTCGAAGGCCTGCCGACCACGCCCCGGTCGGAGGAACTCGTGGACAAAGCCTTCTCGCGGGCCGCCCGCTCCGGGCGAGCGAAGTCGGGGCTGGAGGCCCAGCAGTCGATGCTGCAGACGGCGGGCAACATCCTCTCGGACAACTTGGAGAACGTGGTGACCGAGTGGCCGGATTTCGGCGTCGTCGACCCCTTCTACAGGGAGCTCGCGGACGCGGTGTTGCGGCGCGAAATGGACTCGCGGACCGGCGACGACGGCGCCGAACAGGTGGGGCTCGACGCCCTCCGCGCCAGCCTCTCGGAGGTGACGTGGGCGAGCCGCCAGGTCGAGGAGATCCAGCGAGAGTACAACGCGAAACTCCGCAAGACCGACCCCGAGACGGCCCGGAAACACCGCAAGCAGGCGTTCGCTCGCATGGCCGACGTGGTCGAGGAGGTAGCCGAGGATCTCCGGCGCGTCGGCGACGCGCGGAACGCACTCCGTGACCTACCCGACATCCGCCCGGACGAACCGACGATCGTCGTCGCCGGCTACCCCAACGTCGGCAAGTCGTCGTTCGTGAACGCGATCACCCGCGCCGACAACGAGATCGCGCGTTACCCGTTCACGACCCGGGGCATCCAGATCGGACACTTCGAGCGGGGCCACATCCGCTATCAGATCATCGACACCCCCGGTCTTCTGGACCGCCCCGAGGCGGAGCGCAACGACATCGAGGGCCAGGCGGTGAGCGCGCTGGCCCACCTCGCCGACGCCGTGCTGTTCGTCGTCGACGCCAGCGAGGCGTGTGGCTACCCCCTCGACGCACAGCTCGCGCTCCGGGACGCGGTCGTCGACCGGTTCGACGCGCCCGTCCTCACGATCTGTAACAAGAGCGACCGGTCGCGGAACGTCGAGGCCGACGCCTACATGAGCGTCAGCGAGGGCGAGAACGTCGACGCGGTGCTCGACCTGGCCGTCGAGACGGTCGACTGGGAACCGGATCTCCCCTCCCGCTAG
- a CDS encoding SIMPL domain-containing protein → MSVSATGTANAEADLTVVSLGVEVTAARAGVARNVCRIRTGVADAGVSEANVTTAGFGIAPIYDFDDGERRLRGHRGAHSLAVEAEPGRAGETVDGVRFTPSDALRAELRATALDRAMTAARGAADGIAAADLSVTGVSHAAAGTEFEVFPVARFEDVTGAETVFQPAPVTVTATVDVTYAAA, encoded by the coding sequence ATCTCGGTATCGGCGACCGGCACCGCGAACGCCGAGGCGGACCTGACGGTCGTGAGTCTCGGCGTCGAAGTGACCGCGGCCAGAGCGGGCGTGGCACGGAACGTTTGCCGGATTCGGACGGGGGTCGCCGATGCGGGCGTTTCCGAAGCGAACGTGACGACGGCGGGGTTCGGTATCGCCCCCATCTACGACTTCGACGACGGTGAACGACGACTGCGCGGCCACCGCGGGGCTCACTCGCTCGCCGTCGAGGCCGAACCCGGACGCGCGGGTGAGACCGTCGACGGCGTCCGGTTCACGCCGAGCGACGCACTCCGGGCCGAACTCCGGGCGACGGCACTCGATCGCGCGATGACCGCCGCGCGTGGCGCCGCCGACGGCATCGCGGCGGCGGACCTGTCGGTGACGGGCGTGAGCCACGCGGCTGCCGGCACCGAGTTCGAGGTGTTCCCCGTCGCCCGGTTCGAGGACGTTACCGGGGCGGAGACGGTCTTCCAGCCCGCTCCCGTGACGGTGACCGCCACCGTCGACGTGACCTACGCGGCCGCCTAG
- a CDS encoding TIGR00341 family protein — translation MRLVQVMVPPGKRDAILRTLDEEGIDYVVAEETSNREYTASVTFPLPQAAVEPVLESLHEAGLDREAYTVVLNAETVISRRFDDLVDRYEEGEENGDRIAREELAARARSLAPSWRTFTIMTVVSSVVATAGLLLDSAAVVVGSMVIAPLIGPAMATSTGSVVDDRELLVRGVKQQVVGGVLAVVAATIFAGLLRTGHIVPLETADVFAIDEVRERLVPDVLSLVIALGAGAAGALSLSTGVSTALVGVMIAAALVPPTAVVGIGLAWGSPRTVSGALVLVLVNFLSINFAALAVLWATGYRPRGWLRDEEARVATLKRIAALGAALLVLSTLLAGVTYSTYRTAAFEEDTRAAVGATLDDYERLERISITVRYEETFPFTRPEQVTVVVGHPPGSDTPALAGRLAERLGPITSTPFRANRPVTVEVRYVVVQRARSATNEDRTAAGRVAPTAAPRHTARRSTRTTPVAV, via the coding sequence GTGCGACTCGTCCAAGTCATGGTCCCGCCGGGGAAACGCGACGCCATCCTGCGGACCCTCGACGAGGAGGGGATCGACTACGTCGTCGCCGAAGAGACGAGCAACCGCGAGTACACCGCCTCGGTCACCTTCCCGCTCCCGCAAGCGGCGGTCGAACCCGTCCTCGAAAGCCTCCACGAGGCGGGGCTGGACCGAGAGGCCTACACGGTCGTTCTGAACGCCGAGACGGTTATCTCCCGGCGGTTCGACGACCTGGTCGATCGCTACGAGGAGGGCGAGGAGAACGGTGACCGGATCGCCCGCGAGGAACTCGCCGCGCGGGCGCGCTCGCTGGCGCCCAGTTGGCGGACGTTCACGATCATGACGGTCGTGAGTTCGGTCGTCGCCACCGCCGGCCTGCTGCTCGACTCCGCGGCCGTCGTCGTCGGATCGATGGTCATCGCCCCGCTGATCGGGCCGGCGATGGCCACGAGTACGGGATCCGTCGTCGACGACCGCGAGTTGCTCGTGCGGGGCGTGAAACAGCAGGTGGTCGGAGGGGTTCTGGCCGTCGTCGCCGCCACGATATTCGCTGGTCTGTTGCGGACCGGCCACATCGTCCCGCTGGAGACGGCCGACGTGTTCGCCATCGACGAGGTGCGCGAACGACTCGTCCCCGACGTGCTGTCGCTGGTCATCGCCCTCGGGGCGGGCGCCGCGGGGGCGCTGTCCCTCTCGACCGGCGTCTCGACCGCCCTGGTCGGCGTCATGATCGCCGCCGCGCTCGTCCCGCCGACGGCCGTCGTCGGCATCGGGCTCGCGTGGGGCTCGCCCCGTACCGTCTCGGGAGCCCTCGTCCTCGTCCTCGTCAACTTCCTCTCGATCAACTTCGCGGCGCTCGCGGTCCTGTGGGCGACCGGCTACCGTCCCAGGGGGTGGCTCCGGGACGAGGAAGCGCGCGTGGCGACGCTGAAACGCATCGCCGCGCTCGGAGCCGCATTGCTCGTCCTCTCGACGCTGCTCGCGGGTGTGACGTACAGCACCTACCGGACCGCGGCCTTCGAGGAGGACACCCGGGCCGCCGTCGGCGCCACCCTCGACGACTACGAGCGCCTCGAACGCATCTCGATCACGGTCCGATACGAGGAGACGTTCCCCTTCACCCGTCCGGAGCAGGTAACCGTCGTCGTCGGCCACCCGCCGGGGAGCGACACGCCGGCACTCGCCGGGCGCCTCGCCGAGCGCCTCGGACCCATCACCAGCACACCCTTCAGGGCGAACCGACCCGTCACTGTCGAGGTGCGATACGTCGTCGTCCAGCGGGCACGCTCGGCGACGAACGAGGACCGGACGGCGGCGGGACGAGTCGCGCCGACGGCTGCCCCGCGCCACACGGCGCGCCGGTCCACACGGACGACACCCGTCGCGGTCTGA
- a CDS encoding 5-formyltetrahydrofolate cyclo-ligase, which produces MDKDRLRERVWDDLEDSGAARFPFPPHGRIPNFAGADGAAERLAGTAEWQAAATVKANPDAPQLPVRRAALRAGKTVYVAVPRLRDERAFRRLDPDAVDDYDAATTVSGIDEYGTPVGPAKMERIDLIVSGSVAVNRDGARVGKGEGFSDLEFAVLRGFDLVDGETTTVTTVHERQVVGDVPPPASHDVPMDLVVTPDRTVRTGATTKPSGIRWDALSDERLAEMPLLERLKRE; this is translated from the coding sequence ATGGACAAGGATCGCCTCCGCGAGCGCGTCTGGGACGACCTGGAGGACTCCGGCGCGGCACGGTTCCCGTTCCCGCCCCACGGCCGCATCCCCAACTTCGCGGGCGCGGACGGGGCGGCCGAGCGACTCGCCGGGACGGCCGAGTGGCAGGCGGCCGCGACGGTCAAGGCCAACCCCGACGCCCCACAGCTCCCGGTTCGGCGGGCGGCGCTCCGGGCCGGCAAGACGGTGTACGTCGCCGTCCCGCGGTTGCGCGACGAACGGGCGTTCCGCCGCCTCGATCCGGACGCCGTCGACGACTACGACGCCGCGACCACCGTCTCCGGCATCGACGAGTACGGCACGCCGGTCGGTCCCGCGAAGATGGAACGGATCGACCTGATCGTCAGCGGGAGCGTCGCCGTGAACCGTGACGGGGCCCGCGTCGGCAAAGGCGAGGGGTTCAGCGACCTGGAGTTCGCCGTTCTCCGAGGGTTCGACCTTGTGGACGGGGAAACGACGACAGTGACGACGGTCCACGAGCGTCAGGTCGTCGGCGACGTCCCGCCGCCGGCATCCCACGACGTCCCGATGGATCTGGTCGTGACGCCTGACCGAACCGTCCGAACGGGTGCGACGACGAAGCCGTCCGGAATCCGGTGGGACGCCCTGAGCGACGAGCGACTCGCCGAGATGCCGCTGCTGGAACGGCTGAAACGGGAGTGA
- the engB gene encoding GTP-binding protein EngB yields the protein MFEDRPDRDEVVLVGRSNVGKSTLMRELTGHDVSTGRKPGVTRQPNHFDWASEKFMFTDLPGFGFMSGVPEEQRERIKTDVVRYVEENAEDVLAGVLVVDGKSVVDIIDRHSGEGEVPHDVELFHFLRDVGVPTVVAVNKMDKVDDRDERLDDLCDRLGILPPWQQWRDTIAPICAKRGDIDPLTDALETHFHEAKRDDLLKFL from the coding sequence ATGTTCGAGGACCGCCCGGACCGCGACGAGGTCGTCCTCGTCGGCCGGTCGAACGTCGGCAAGTCGACGCTGATGCGTGAGCTGACCGGCCACGACGTCTCCACGGGCCGCAAACCGGGGGTGACTCGCCAGCCCAACCACTTCGACTGGGCGTCGGAGAAGTTCATGTTCACCGACCTCCCCGGTTTCGGCTTCATGTCCGGCGTCCCCGAGGAACAACGCGAGCGGATCAAGACCGACGTGGTGCGGTACGTCGAGGAAAACGCCGAGGACGTCCTCGCCGGCGTCCTCGTCGTCGACGGCAAGAGCGTCGTCGACATCATCGACCGCCACAGCGGCGAGGGCGAGGTGCCCCACGACGTGGAACTGTTCCACTTCCTCCGGGACGTGGGGGTCCCGACCGTCGTCGCGGTCAACAAGATGGACAAGGTCGACGACCGGGACGAGCGACTCGACGACCTCTGTGACCGCCTCGGCATCCTCCCGCCGTGGCAGCAGTGGCGGGACACGATTGCGCCGATCTGTGCGAAACGCGGCGATATCGACCCTCTGACAGACGCCCTCGAAACCCACTTTCACGAGGCGAAACGCGACGACTTGCTGAAGTTCCTCTGA
- the ddh gene encoding D-2-hydroxyacid dehydrogenase, with protein sequence MSSVSTLGVHESVEEVFPTTVFRDALADADPSIRVVGSGGDDLAACDALVTFAYEERFLDAGLDWIHSIQAGVDRFPFDALAERGISLTNSTGIHGDVVGETAVGMMLAFARRLHVHRSNQERGDWRTPAWDEAFPLRRESACVVGLGTLGRGIATRASALGVDVTGVKRTPTPVDGVEEVVPPEDLHTAIADARFVALAVPLTDDTEGMIAAPELDAMREDAYLLNVARGPVVDQAALVDALDAGTVAGAGLDVFETEPLPADSSLWDREEVIVTPHAAGINDEYYERVATIVRENLRRLAADESPTNRVV encoded by the coding sequence ATGTCGTCAGTGTCGACGCTCGGCGTGCACGAGTCGGTCGAGGAAGTGTTCCCCACGACGGTGTTCCGCGACGCACTCGCCGACGCCGATCCGTCGATCCGGGTCGTCGGGAGCGGCGGGGACGACCTCGCGGCCTGTGACGCCCTCGTCACCTTCGCCTACGAGGAGCGGTTCCTCGACGCCGGCCTCGACTGGATCCACTCGATCCAGGCGGGCGTGGACCGGTTCCCGTTCGACGCGCTGGCCGAGCGAGGGATCAGCCTCACCAACAGCACCGGCATCCACGGCGACGTCGTCGGGGAGACGGCGGTCGGCATGATGCTCGCCTTCGCCCGTCGTCTGCACGTCCACCGGTCGAACCAGGAGCGCGGCGACTGGCGGACGCCCGCGTGGGACGAAGCCTTCCCGCTGCGCCGGGAGTCGGCCTGCGTCGTCGGTCTCGGCACGCTCGGTAGAGGGATCGCCACCCGGGCGTCGGCACTTGGGGTGGACGTGACCGGCGTGAAGCGAACGCCGACGCCAGTCGACGGCGTCGAGGAGGTGGTCCCCCCCGAGGACCTCCACACGGCCATCGCGGACGCGCGGTTCGTCGCACTCGCGGTGCCGCTGACCGACGACACCGAGGGCATGATCGCGGCGCCCGAACTCGACGCGATGCGCGAGGACGCCTACCTGCTCAACGTCGCCCGCGGCCCCGTCGTCGACCAGGCGGCCCTCGTCGACGCCCTCGACGCGGGAACCGTCGCCGGCGCCGGTCTCGACGTGTTCGAGACCGAACCGCTCCCCGCGGACTCGTCGCTCTGGGACCGCGAGGAGGTGATCGTCACGCCACACGCCGCGGGGATCAACGACGAATATTACGAGCGGGTGGCGACCATCGTTCGGGAGAACCTGCGTCGTCTCGCGGCGGACGAGTCGCCGACGAACCGCGTCGTCTGA
- a CDS encoding NUDIX domain-containing protein gives MTHVVTCFLRHRTAILLGRRSDAVGTYTGRWAGISGYVEGDPADAERDARREIREETGRDDATLVRAGDPVEIQDSDREWTVHPFLFETEDREVTPNEEIAAHKWVSPPAIRDRETVPGLWDAYAAVGPTVETVAGDRTHGSAWLSVRALEVLRDRAAVADDDAAVATVARDLRDARPSMAAVANRVNRVMREAERTVVAIRDRAAEAVEAALDADAEAAARAAERCGESVATLSRSGTVRATLERARPSVLIGESRPAREGTEVADALAVAGLDVTLTTDAALPSELAARTPDAVLVGADAVLADGSVVNKVGTRSLALAAARAGVPVYVAAAADTVRPDERFHGEDGDATDLYDGAAPVSVANPIFDRTPADLVTGVVTERGVLDGEGVRSVAAEHEANAKWDERRD, from the coding sequence ATGACCCACGTGGTCACCTGCTTCCTGCGTCACCGCACGGCGATCCTGCTCGGACGCCGGAGCGACGCCGTCGGCACCTACACGGGTCGCTGGGCGGGGATCTCCGGCTACGTCGAGGGCGACCCCGCCGACGCCGAACGGGACGCCCGCCGCGAGATCCGCGAGGAGACCGGCCGGGACGACGCGACGCTCGTCCGCGCCGGTGACCCCGTCGAGATCCAGGACAGCGACCGGGAGTGGACCGTCCACCCCTTCCTCTTCGAGACCGAGGACCGCGAGGTGACGCCCAACGAGGAGATCGCGGCCCACAAGTGGGTGTCGCCGCCGGCGATCCGTGACCGCGAGACGGTTCCCGGCCTGTGGGATGCCTACGCCGCCGTGGGGCCGACGGTCGAGACGGTCGCCGGCGACCGGACCCACGGCTCGGCCTGGCTATCCGTGCGTGCGCTCGAGGTCCTGCGCGACCGCGCTGCGGTTGCGGATGACGACGCGGCCGTCGCGACCGTCGCGCGCGACCTGCGCGACGCCCGCCCGAGCATGGCCGCCGTCGCGAACCGCGTGAACCGGGTGATGAGGGAAGCCGAACGAACGGTCGTGGCGATCCGCGACCGGGCCGCCGAAGCCGTCGAGGCGGCCCTCGACGCCGACGCCGAGGCCGCCGCACGTGCCGCCGAGCGATGTGGGGAGTCCGTCGCCACCCTCTCGCGGTCGGGAACCGTCCGGGCGACGCTAGAACGGGCGCGACCGAGCGTCCTGATCGGCGAGTCGCGACCCGCCCGGGAGGGGACCGAGGTGGCCGACGCGCTCGCGGTGGCGGGACTGGACGTGACCCTCACGACCGACGCGGCGCTCCCGTCGGAACTCGCGGCCCGGACTCCCGACGCCGTCCTCGTCGGCGCCGACGCGGTGCTCGCGGACGGGAGCGTCGTCAACAAGGTCGGCACTCGTAGCCTGGCGCTCGCCGCCGCTCGGGCCGGGGTGCCGGTGTACGTCGCCGCCGCCGCCGACACGGTGCGACCGGACGAGCGGTTCCACGGCGAGGACGGCGACGCGACCGACCTCTACGACGGCGCGGCGCCGGTGTCAGTCGCGAACCCGATCTTCGATCGGACGCCCGCGGATCTAGTGACCGGCGTGGTCACCGAGCGAGGCGTACTGGACGGCGAGGGCGTGCGCTCGGTGGCGGCGGAACACGAAGCGAACGCGAAGTGGGACGAACGGCGCGATTGA